In a genomic window of Vibrio orientalis CIP 102891 = ATCC 33934:
- a CDS encoding polyamine ABC transporter substrate-binding protein, which yields MRVPFLSLFLFVSSISFASETPLNIYMWEDTLSPNVHSDWEKQTGVPITLSHFDNDDERSLLMMKSVQLPFDIVVLDNVSAQIYGRLGSFEDLSHLTNRSNNKSQWNQACGTHAIPYFWGTVGIAYRKDLIQAPPLTWQEFVHPNDEWVGKIGLINDSIETFLPVFYSLGLSPTTASPTDLHAAYSAIMSFNDSVLTYEYILSYIRSQSDPNQLQMALAYSGDQYSLNRFFGKDKWDYVIPEGEMFVWVDCLAVTSHSENKQTAKAFLNYLMDPRVAAKNAIDIKAATPNLSAIELLPDWYLDDASLFPSQERMKNARIDSELSAQNISMRVKMINQLLKRHEAKY from the coding sequence ATGAGAGTTCCTTTCTTATCACTATTCCTATTTGTCAGCTCTATTAGCTTCGCCTCTGAAACTCCTCTCAATATCTATATGTGGGAAGACACCTTGTCACCCAACGTCCACAGTGACTGGGAGAAGCAAACCGGTGTACCGATTACACTGTCTCATTTTGATAATGATGATGAACGAAGCTTATTGATGATGAAGAGTGTCCAACTGCCATTTGATATTGTGGTTCTGGATAACGTCTCCGCTCAGATATATGGTCGACTGGGTTCATTTGAAGATTTGTCCCATTTAACCAATCGCTCCAACAATAAGAGCCAGTGGAACCAAGCTTGTGGCACCCATGCTATTCCTTACTTCTGGGGAACGGTAGGGATTGCGTACCGAAAGGATCTAATTCAAGCGCCCCCTTTAACGTGGCAAGAGTTCGTTCACCCTAACGATGAATGGGTGGGTAAGATAGGCCTAATCAATGACAGTATCGAAACCTTTTTACCCGTTTTTTATAGCTTAGGACTTTCCCCTACCACAGCGAGCCCCACCGACCTTCATGCAGCTTACTCAGCGATCATGTCGTTCAACGATAGTGTCCTAACCTACGAATATATTTTAAGCTATATTCGCAGTCAGTCTGATCCTAATCAGCTGCAAATGGCCCTAGCTTACAGTGGCGACCAGTACTCGCTAAATCGGTTCTTTGGTAAGGACAAGTGGGACTATGTCATTCCTGAAGGTGAAATGTTTGTTTGGGTTGACTGCCTCGCCGTCACTAGCCACTCTGAGAATAAACAAACTGCGAAAGCTTTTTTAAACTATCTGATGGATCCCAGAGTTGCTGCAAAGAATGCAATAGATATCAAAGCTGCTACGCCCAACTTAAGTGCTATAGAACTATTACCTGATTGGTATTTAGATGATGCATCATTGTTCCCATCACAAGAGCGCATGAAAAACGCCAGAATAGATAGTGAACTCTCGGCACAAAATATCAGTATGAGAGTGAAAATGATTAACCAGTTATTGAAACGTCATGAAGCTAAATACTAG